In Neokomagataea tanensis, one genomic interval encodes:
- a CDS encoding paraquat-inducible protein A: MTYSKVGSGAPSTIMSGVIELWQADMVPLALLVLFASITVPVLKIIALAVMLVSIRLKPKKPLAFLGKLYRVVEIIGRWSMIDVFMISILCAVVRFGFMANVHAELGMVCFASVVVLTIFAAERFDPRSMWDAAGLNDVHGDKSLNGRPTGTSSAPAVPDEPKEETRHQLTKAQTPDCTTMEPERA; the protein is encoded by the coding sequence ATGACGTATAGTAAGGTGGGTTCGGGAGCGCCCAGCACCATTATGTCGGGTGTTATTGAATTGTGGCAGGCCGATATGGTGCCGCTGGCGTTGTTGGTACTTTTTGCAAGTATTACAGTGCCGGTGCTCAAAATTATTGCTTTGGCCGTAATGCTCGTATCGATACGTTTAAAGCCTAAAAAACCGCTCGCTTTTTTAGGGAAGTTGTATCGTGTAGTGGAAATTATTGGACGTTGGTCAATGATCGACGTGTTTATGATTTCTATTCTATGCGCCGTTGTGCGTTTTGGATTTATGGCGAACGTTCATGCTGAACTTGGCATGGTCTGTTTTGCTTCAGTCGTGGTGCTCACCATCTTCGCGGCCGAACGTTTTGATCCAAGAAGCATGTGGGACGCAGCAGGTTTAAACGATGTTCACGGTGACAAGAGTTTGAATGGCCGGCCGACTGGTACCAGTAGCGCACCGGCGGTACCGGATGAGCCTAAAGAAGAAACGCGGCATCAACTTACTAAAGCCCAGACCCCTGATTGTACTACTATGGAGCCCGAAAGAGCGTGA
- a CDS encoding paraquat-inducible protein A: MKRQFHKKLWHGAVRLSPQSQAPHDSLLVLEGVRECFVCGQVQTLPSLKPGYSVKCVRCGTQLARRRRTSVIGTPAAFCITAAALYLVLLLDPLMTLNVYGRENTVSLWAGPLELVRQGFGGIACLVALVTIVMPGVVIALMAAILYGASKKRMPDWTPCLLAWYERLRTWSMIEVYVLGVLVAYTKLVDLAVVILQPGVYVLGALMITMSVLDSTFDDELIWNNRALRETIDGQCGRLFEVAHVDGRSDQLPPPDHVVSCQCCSLVMAFDHPVDSEADLGDCPRCGQILRRRKKKRFRCSCCIPSRQHRFICSRKLISCHDV, from the coding sequence ATGAAAAGGCAGTTTCATAAAAAATTATGGCACGGGGCTGTTCGGTTATCGCCGCAAAGCCAAGCCCCGCATGACTCCCTCTTGGTGCTTGAAGGTGTGCGGGAGTGCTTCGTATGCGGGCAAGTGCAGACGCTCCCGTCTTTAAAGCCGGGTTATTCCGTTAAGTGTGTGCGGTGCGGCACGCAGCTAGCGCGTCGCCGCAGAACGTCTGTCATCGGTACACCTGCAGCTTTTTGCATTACTGCAGCAGCATTATATCTGGTGCTTCTGTTAGATCCGTTAATGACACTGAATGTTTATGGGCGCGAAAATACCGTTTCGCTGTGGGCGGGGCCGCTGGAACTCGTACGGCAAGGTTTCGGTGGGATTGCCTGTCTTGTAGCGCTTGTGACGATTGTCATGCCGGGCGTGGTCATCGCGCTGATGGCGGCCATATTGTACGGAGCCTCCAAAAAGCGCATGCCAGATTGGACGCCGTGCCTTTTGGCTTGGTACGAGCGGCTCAGAACATGGTCTATGATTGAGGTTTACGTACTGGGTGTGTTGGTCGCGTACACTAAGTTGGTAGACTTGGCGGTCGTAATTTTGCAACCCGGCGTTTATGTGCTCGGTGCGCTCATGATTACGATGTCTGTGCTCGACTCAACCTTTGATGATGAACTTATCTGGAACAATCGCGCTCTGAGAGAAACGATTGATGGTCAATGTGGGCGTCTCTTTGAGGTGGCGCATGTAGATGGGCGTAGTGACCAGCTTCCTCCGCCAGACCACGTTGTGTCGTGTCAATGTTGTTCCTTGGTTATGGCGTTTGACCACCCTGTAGATTCTGAGGCGGATCTAGGGGACTGCCCGCGTTGTGGCCAAATACTCCGTCGTCGGAAAAAAAAACGGTTTCGTTGCAGCTGCTGCATTCCTAGTCGCCAGCATCGTTTTATATGTTCCCGCAAACTTATTTCCTGTCATGACGTATAG
- a CDS encoding DUF3035 domain-containing protein gives MIAFQGLTMRFFRIPSVRLCAQIGAVASFGVMLAGCSGDDVTRAFGMERIMPDEYTVTTRAPLSMPPSEKMQLPGAADAHRPDESPRLQALETLSPDTALHPVVGSESAGQTSLVAQATQASRASDNAELGNADAGFVDNLMFWSGGKAGGVVDGDGENRRIRENTALGRKATTGATPTVTKKTGHFLGVF, from the coding sequence GTGATCGCCTTTCAGGGTCTGACCATGCGCTTTTTTCGTATTCCTTCCGTTCGTTTATGTGCCCAGATTGGTGCTGTTGCTTCTTTTGGAGTAATGCTCGCCGGCTGTTCGGGGGATGACGTGACGCGTGCTTTCGGCATGGAACGCATCATGCCCGACGAGTACACGGTCACGACCCGTGCGCCGCTTTCAATGCCGCCGTCAGAGAAGATGCAACTCCCCGGTGCCGCTGATGCTCACCGCCCGGACGAGAGCCCGCGTCTGCAAGCGCTGGAAACGCTTTCACCTGACACAGCTCTGCACCCTGTTGTGGGCAGCGAAAGCGCAGGCCAGACATCTCTGGTCGCGCAAGCTACCCAAGCGTCACGTGCGTCTGATAATGCTGAGCTGGGCAACGCAGATGCGGGTTTTGTTGATAACCTGATGTTCTGGTCCGGTGGTAAGGCTGGTGGCGTTGTGGACGGAGATGGCGAAAACCGCCGCATCCGTGAGAACACTGCTCTTGGCCGTAAGGCAACCACAGGTGCTACGCCTACAGTCACGAAGAAAACGGGCCATTTCCTCGGCGTCTTCTAA
- the lspA gene encoding signal peptidase II, with protein MEVKAQRQGRLKRITLGVIFLFLVLAADQLSKNWILYGYDLPARGSVQILPFLNFTMVWNHAVTFGMFGGLGNKGPLIFEAVSLVAVVLLLVCVARTSRVLVAGAAGAIAGGAIGNVIDRVRYGAVVDFLHAHAFGWSWYVFNVADSGIVCGVAVWMLDSFLSERQRSAQ; from the coding sequence ATGGAGGTTAAAGCTCAGCGGCAAGGGCGTTTGAAGCGTATTACGCTGGGGGTCATCTTTTTGTTTCTCGTTCTGGCGGCTGATCAGCTGAGCAAGAACTGGATTCTTTATGGTTATGACCTCCCGGCGCGTGGGTCCGTGCAAATCTTGCCGTTCCTGAACTTTACGATGGTCTGGAACCATGCGGTTACGTTCGGCATGTTTGGTGGCTTGGGAAATAAGGGGCCGCTTATTTTTGAAGCTGTGTCGCTCGTAGCCGTTGTCCTGCTCTTGGTATGCGTTGCGCGCACGTCGCGCGTGCTTGTTGCTGGTGCGGCTGGGGCGATTGCTGGCGGAGCCATAGGCAATGTGATTGATCGCGTGCGCTATGGCGCCGTGGTTGATTTCTTGCATGCCCATGCTTTTGGGTGGTCATGGTACGTGTTCAACGTCGCAGATTCGGGTATCGTTTGTGGTGTCGCAGTATGGATGCTGGATAGTTTTCTGTCCGAAAGGCAGCGTTCTGCGCAGTGA
- the ileS gene encoding isoleucine--tRNA ligase, whose translation MSDASFKEQQDRYRDTVFLPRTAFPMRGGLPKREPETLARWEAMDLDGHIRKAEAGRPVFTLHDGPPYANGHIHIGHALNKVMKDVVNRAHRMAGYAVRYQPGWDCHGLPIEWRIEEQYRKAGKNKDEVPLLQFRAECREYAAQWVAKQAEDFKRLGVQAEWAHRYVTMDFESEAKIVQEIGRFLLNGGLYRGLRPVMWSPVEKTALAEAEIEYHDIESTTIHVAFPVVKDTTPGKALTDVSAVIWTTTPWTMPANRAITFGPDITYVVLRADETAEGSKVPSGAKLLVAEDLAEGFCQQVGIAAHHVLYTLPGSALAGVVCAHPWRGRGYEHDVPLLSADFVTTDAGTGLVHTAPSHGVDDFIVSRANGIEVPELVLDDGRYAAWVPHLAGTHVFKASDPVCALLDEARDEAERAGGAATGLMARSKVLHSYPHSWRSKAPIIYRATPQWFIAMDGEQKLREKSLKALDDVTFVPESARRRLTSMVEQRPDWCISRQRAWGVPIAVFVEKRTGEVLRDPAVMARIVDAFKEKGADIWYEADPAQFLGEGRDPADYEQVFDIVDVWFESGSSHTFIEGQENMNVPADLYLEGSDQHRGWFQSSLLEGVGTRGVSPYKAVVTNGFVLDEQGRKMSKSLGNVVAPADVWNSLGADILRLWILNSDTNEDLRIGNEILKQQGELYRRLRNTLRWLLGALEGFAEEEIVPHAELPPLERYILHRLSELHGLIARAVETHQWVGVYPALHGFCTTDLSAFYFDIRKDVLYCDAPSDPTRRAVRTVLDVLHRALCTWLAPVLVFTAEEAWQARFGDENSIHLAAFFEPAAEWHDAALGEAWEHIRAYRRIVTTELETARRDGVIGSSLEAQVTLPLTAEERSRFGGASLDWAELLITSHATLVEAEGGHGAPKVERADGEKCARCWKVLPEVGEHEEHSALCRRCVSVVA comes from the coding sequence ATGTCCGACGCCAGTTTTAAAGAACAACAAGACCGCTATCGCGATACGGTGTTTTTGCCACGTACAGCGTTTCCAATGCGCGGTGGCCTACCCAAGCGTGAGCCAGAAACTTTGGCCCGCTGGGAGGCAATGGACTTAGACGGACATATTAGAAAAGCGGAAGCCGGGCGCCCAGTTTTCACCCTGCACGATGGTCCTCCTTATGCGAACGGTCATATCCATATTGGCCATGCCCTGAACAAGGTCATGAAGGATGTGGTTAATCGCGCACATCGCATGGCAGGTTATGCTGTGCGTTATCAGCCGGGTTGGGACTGCCACGGCTTGCCGATTGAGTGGCGCATCGAAGAGCAGTACCGCAAAGCGGGTAAAAATAAGGACGAGGTGCCTTTACTGCAGTTCCGTGCTGAGTGTCGTGAATATGCGGCTCAATGGGTTGCAAAACAGGCAGAAGATTTTAAGCGTCTTGGCGTACAAGCTGAGTGGGCGCATCGCTACGTCACTATGGATTTCGAGTCAGAGGCAAAGATCGTCCAAGAGATTGGACGCTTTTTGCTGAATGGCGGTCTGTACCGTGGTTTGCGTCCTGTCATGTGGAGCCCTGTTGAGAAAACAGCTCTGGCTGAAGCAGAAATTGAATATCACGACATCGAATCCACCACGATTCACGTGGCTTTTCCGGTCGTAAAAGATACGACGCCCGGCAAAGCATTAACGGACGTATCTGCGGTGATTTGGACCACGACGCCGTGGACAATGCCAGCAAACCGCGCCATCACTTTCGGCCCGGACATCACCTATGTCGTTTTACGCGCGGATGAAACTGCTGAGGGTAGTAAGGTTCCGTCAGGGGCGAAGCTGCTTGTAGCGGAAGATCTGGCTGAGGGTTTCTGTCAGCAAGTTGGTATTGCTGCGCATCACGTGCTGTACACGTTGCCCGGCAGTGCATTGGCGGGTGTGGTCTGCGCCCATCCATGGCGCGGCCGTGGTTATGAACATGACGTACCCTTGTTATCCGCTGACTTCGTAACGACGGATGCGGGTACGGGCCTTGTGCATACGGCTCCATCTCACGGTGTGGATGACTTTATTGTCAGTCGTGCGAATGGCATTGAAGTGCCAGAGTTAGTGCTGGATGACGGGCGCTACGCTGCTTGGGTACCGCATTTGGCCGGGACGCACGTGTTCAAAGCGTCTGACCCGGTGTGTGCTTTGCTGGATGAGGCACGAGATGAGGCTGAGCGCGCCGGAGGTGCTGCAACTGGCCTCATGGCACGTAGTAAGGTTCTGCACTCATATCCGCATTCATGGCGGTCAAAAGCGCCAATCATCTACCGCGCTACGCCTCAGTGGTTTATCGCCATGGATGGCGAGCAAAAGCTGCGCGAAAAATCACTAAAAGCGCTGGATGATGTGACGTTTGTGCCCGAATCAGCACGCCGCCGTCTTACATCAATGGTCGAACAGCGCCCAGATTGGTGCATTTCGCGCCAGCGTGCGTGGGGTGTGCCTATCGCTGTATTCGTTGAAAAGCGGACGGGCGAAGTGCTGCGTGATCCAGCCGTGATGGCGCGGATTGTCGATGCGTTCAAGGAAAAGGGTGCGGATATCTGGTACGAGGCCGATCCAGCACAATTCCTCGGCGAAGGGCGTGATCCGGCGGATTATGAGCAAGTCTTCGATATTGTGGATGTGTGGTTTGAATCAGGTTCGAGCCATACCTTCATTGAAGGTCAGGAGAACATGAATGTTCCTGCTGATCTGTATCTTGAAGGGTCAGATCAGCATCGCGGTTGGTTCCAGTCATCTCTGCTGGAAGGCGTCGGGACACGGGGTGTTTCTCCGTATAAGGCTGTTGTGACGAACGGCTTTGTGTTGGATGAACAAGGGCGCAAAATGTCCAAGTCCTTGGGCAATGTTGTCGCTCCTGCCGATGTTTGGAATTCATTGGGGGCAGATATTCTGCGTCTTTGGATTTTGAACTCGGATACGAATGAAGATCTGCGCATTGGCAATGAGATCCTTAAGCAGCAGGGCGAATTGTATCGTCGGTTGCGGAACACTCTGCGTTGGTTGCTCGGCGCCTTAGAAGGTTTTGCTGAGGAGGAGATTGTCCCCCACGCAGAGCTGCCGCCGCTGGAGCGCTACATTCTGCACCGTCTGTCCGAGTTGCACGGATTGATTGCTCGCGCGGTGGAAACCCATCAATGGGTTGGTGTCTATCCGGCGCTACATGGTTTCTGCACGACTGATCTGTCAGCGTTCTATTTCGATATTCGTAAAGACGTATTGTACTGTGATGCGCCGTCCGACCCGACGCGCCGCGCCGTTCGTACGGTGCTTGATGTGTTGCATCGTGCGCTGTGCACTTGGTTGGCTCCGGTACTGGTCTTCACAGCAGAAGAGGCATGGCAGGCCCGTTTTGGTGATGAAAACAGCATCCATCTCGCGGCTTTCTTTGAGCCGGCAGCGGAATGGCATGATGCAGCACTAGGGGAAGCATGGGAGCACATCCGTGCCTATCGCCGCATTGTTACGACGGAACTTGAGACAGCGCGCCGTGACGGGGTCATCGGGTCATCGCTTGAAGCGCAGGTTACGCTGCCGCTCACAGCAGAGGAGCGTTCACGCTTCGGTGGTGCATCTCTCGACTGGGCTGAACTGCTCATCACGTCGCACGCTACGCTGGTAGAGGCTGAGGGTGGCCATGGCGCACCTAAAGTGGAGCGCGCCGACGGTGAAAAATGTGCACGCTGCTGGAAGGTTCTTCCAGAAGTCGGTGAACATGAAGAGCACTCCGCTCTATGCCGCCGTTGTGTAAGCGTGGTGGCGTGA
- a CDS encoding TonB-dependent receptor plug domain-containing protein codes for MLFSAGAWAETKQKAAVKPVATAHKAHAHPTSRNSDTQEQVIVTGTRASHVKARQSISPIALISAATLARSGELNVSNALTRTYPSITMSARGSNTNSLVASIQMRGLNPNETLVLVDGKRRHTTANIVQKSGPQFASSGVDLNMIPGNMIDHIEVLEDGAAAMYGSDAIAGVVNIITKKKDHGLNLSAQTGANAYNGDGVQYQLDADGGLKLGSDGYIHIGAQFYHTDHTIAWGPDHALLGYWPAGADTRNYFVKNGANQSWKGRQTDYLSTPKETRENLGINFAKPITQGIELYGQSMLAYRHAEMRAYKRPYVVPGYFPDGLRPITADDELDYSALLGLRGQNLFGFDWDFSSVYGGNNSRISIRDVVNLGMISAKGYSPTKFWDYTQKNAQWTNNLDLRRAFTIANVLPVNLAFGGEHRLDRYQIVAGNPESYLYGGPVEHTGIPPQSAGTWFRNVYSAYVDATFHPTQKLQIDVAGRYEYYTNTQNTENGKISARYDFTPRFAVRGTISNGFRAPTLQEAHFSRLNTFAGSGSVAGQLPVESAGARSLGATGLKPERSTNASLGFTAEPLHGLHVEVDAYQINLRDRIVQGGTVKGQSALDAIRSFGFDITPTANNIANSSAFFLSNGASTRTQGMDIKADYLVRMRDYGNVSLTAAFNLNRTRLHHNGMSNLGQPLLNEQDIAYLTTATPRSKLILNALWTVGKWDVNLRQSRYGETTAMMTYQDWTPASATCSKGGALRYSNSCFAQFKNTPRWLTDLEIGYRVTDRIHASVGANNIFNVRPRKLPGELTQAGGSMYDQFSGQIPFTGAYYFGRVNASF; via the coding sequence ATGCTTTTCTCAGCAGGAGCATGGGCGGAAACAAAGCAAAAAGCAGCTGTGAAGCCTGTAGCGACAGCTCACAAAGCGCATGCTCATCCAACGTCGCGTAACAGCGATACTCAAGAGCAGGTTATCGTCACAGGTACGCGCGCTTCGCATGTTAAGGCACGTCAAAGCATCAGTCCGATTGCCTTGATCTCAGCGGCAACTTTGGCGCGTTCAGGTGAACTGAATGTTTCCAATGCTCTGACGCGGACTTACCCATCCATTACGATGAGTGCTCGCGGTTCGAACACCAACTCATTGGTCGCTTCGATCCAGATGCGTGGTCTGAACCCGAACGAGACGCTTGTTCTGGTCGATGGTAAGCGCCGCCATACAACGGCGAACATTGTTCAGAAGTCTGGTCCTCAGTTCGCGTCTTCCGGCGTAGACTTGAACATGATTCCCGGCAACATGATCGACCATATCGAGGTGCTGGAAGATGGCGCAGCGGCTATGTACGGTTCAGACGCCATTGCCGGTGTGGTGAACATCATCACCAAGAAGAAAGATCATGGCCTGAACCTGAGCGCGCAAACTGGCGCAAACGCTTATAATGGCGATGGTGTGCAGTATCAGCTGGATGCTGATGGCGGTTTGAAGCTTGGTTCCGATGGCTATATTCATATCGGCGCACAGTTTTACCACACGGATCACACCATTGCGTGGGGCCCTGACCATGCTTTGCTTGGCTACTGGCCAGCCGGTGCTGACACCAGAAACTACTTCGTAAAGAACGGTGCCAACCAATCTTGGAAGGGTCGTCAGACTGACTATCTGAGCACGCCAAAAGAAACGCGTGAGAATCTGGGCATCAACTTTGCCAAGCCCATCACACAAGGCATTGAACTCTACGGTCAGAGCATGTTGGCGTATCGCCACGCAGAAATGCGTGCTTATAAGCGCCCATATGTTGTGCCAGGTTACTTCCCAGATGGCCTTCGCCCCATCACAGCAGATGACGAGTTGGATTATTCAGCGCTTCTCGGTCTGCGCGGACAGAATTTGTTTGGCTTTGACTGGGATTTCTCGTCAGTTTACGGCGGCAACAACTCTCGTATCAGCATCCGTGATGTTGTTAACTTGGGTATGATCAGTGCGAAGGGTTACTCCCCGACCAAGTTCTGGGATTACACCCAGAAGAACGCACAATGGACTAACAATCTTGATCTGCGCCGTGCCTTTACGATTGCTAATGTCCTGCCTGTAAATTTGGCATTTGGTGGTGAGCACCGTTTGGATCGCTACCAGATCGTAGCAGGTAACCCTGAGTCTTACCTCTATGGTGGACCGGTTGAGCATACAGGTATCCCACCGCAGTCAGCGGGTACGTGGTTCCGTAACGTTTACTCTGCTTATGTTGATGCGACGTTCCACCCGACGCAGAAACTTCAGATCGATGTAGCGGGCCGTTACGAGTATTACACCAACACCCAGAACACAGAGAACGGCAAAATCTCTGCGCGTTATGACTTTACACCGCGCTTTGCTGTCCGTGGTACAATCAGCAACGGTTTCCGTGCTCCGACCTTGCAGGAAGCTCATTTCAGCCGCCTGAACACGTTTGCGGGTAGTGGCAGTGTCGCTGGTCAGTTGCCGGTGGAATCTGCTGGTGCGCGTTCACTCGGCGCGACCGGTTTGAAGCCAGAGCGTTCTACTAATGCAAGCCTCGGCTTTACGGCTGAACCACTGCATGGCTTGCATGTTGAGGTTGACGCTTACCAGATCAACCTGCGTGATCGTATTGTGCAGGGCGGTACGGTTAAGGGGCAGTCCGCTCTCGACGCTATTCGCTCCTTTGGCTTCGATATCACGCCGACGGCAAATAACATTGCAAACTCTTCGGCTTTCTTCCTGTCCAACGGTGCATCTACCCGTACTCAGGGTATGGATATTAAGGCAGACTACCTCGTTCGTATGCGGGACTATGGCAATGTCAGCTTGACGGCGGCATTCAACCTTAACCGTACACGTTTGCATCACAACGGTATGTCGAACCTTGGTCAACCTCTGCTGAACGAGCAGGACATCGCGTATCTGACGACCGCAACGCCGCGCAGCAAGCTGATCCTGAACGCATTGTGGACGGTTGGAAAATGGGACGTAAACCTGCGTCAGAGCCGTTACGGTGAGACGACAGCGATGATGACGTACCAAGATTGGACGCCTGCTTCTGCAACATGCTCCAAGGGTGGTGCGCTGCGTTACTCGAACTCGTGCTTTGCACAGTTTAAGAACACGCCACGCTGGTTGACGGATCTGGAAATTGGCTACCGTGTGACAGACCGCATCCATGCTTCTGTTGGTGCTAACAACATCTTCAATGTTCGCCCTCGCAAACTGCCGGGTGAGCTGACACAGGCTGGCGGCAGCATGTACGACCAGTTCTCGGGTCAGATCCCATTCACTGGCGCTTATTACTTCGGCCGCGTGAACGCATCTTTCTGA
- a CDS encoding bifunctional riboflavin kinase/FAD synthetase: MSVYTDWRAVPAQARGTVAALGNFDGVHRGHVHVLNTLRTARPDRPLSVVTFDPHPRALFRPQDPAFRLMLPNVRANALQEQGVESVFQLAFDAEFSHLGAEEFVKDVLINALGVQHVACGADFAFGHRRGGDTARLEHLLTEHGVGLSIVPQLTDDNGPISSSRIRRLLQEGYPERAAMELGRLWSIVGPVVHGDQRGRLLGFPTANIPLGQHIEPARGVYAVWVTLPDGRVLPGVANIGRRPTINDGQESRLEVHLFDFSGDLYGQILSVALVCLMREECRFDSLDALKAQIAQDAAQARKILSSR; encoded by the coding sequence ATGAGCGTCTACACTGACTGGCGCGCTGTTCCGGCGCAGGCGCGCGGTACGGTCGCAGCATTAGGTAATTTTGATGGCGTGCACAGAGGGCATGTGCATGTCTTGAATACGCTGCGTACGGCTCGGCCGGACCGTCCACTTTCTGTTGTAACTTTTGACCCGCACCCGCGGGCTTTATTTCGCCCGCAAGATCCGGCTTTTCGCCTGATGCTGCCAAATGTCAGGGCCAACGCCCTGCAGGAGCAGGGCGTTGAGTCCGTTTTTCAATTGGCATTTGACGCAGAGTTCTCGCATCTTGGGGCGGAAGAATTTGTCAAAGATGTCCTAATTAACGCGCTAGGCGTTCAGCACGTTGCGTGCGGCGCGGATTTTGCATTCGGGCATCGCCGGGGCGGAGATACGGCTCGGTTGGAGCATCTGCTCACAGAACATGGTGTCGGCCTTAGTATTGTTCCGCAGCTGACGGATGATAACGGCCCTATCTCGTCCAGTCGCATACGTCGTCTCTTACAGGAAGGTTATCCCGAGCGGGCGGCAATGGAGTTGGGGCGATTGTGGAGCATTGTCGGTCCGGTTGTTCACGGGGACCAGCGTGGAAGGCTGCTTGGCTTTCCTACGGCAAATATACCCTTGGGTCAGCATATTGAGCCGGCACGTGGCGTTTATGCTGTGTGGGTTACCTTGCCGGATGGCCGTGTCCTGCCGGGCGTTGCTAATATTGGACGCAGGCCTACGATTAATGATGGCCAAGAGAGCCGCCTAGAAGTTCATTTGTTTGATTTTTCTGGCGACCTATACGGTCAGATCTTGTCGGTCGCATTGGTATGTCTCATGCGGGAAGAGTGCCGCTTCGATAGTCTTGATGCGTTGAAAGCACAGATCGCCCAAGACGCAGCGCAAGCGCGTAAAATTCTATCATCACGCTAA
- the mtnC gene encoding acireductone synthase, whose translation MIRFVLLDIEGTTLPITFVKDVMFPYAARALPAVLADQSEPTVANARREIERSFPGRDPLDVCQEWMARDEKAAPLKALQGVAWRQGFADGTIRADLYADVLPALKAWKDAGLGLAVYSSGSIPSQKLLYGHTAQGDVTSLFEGFFDLSTGGKKDATSYVKIAQALNVEAGEILFLSDIGAELDAAIEAGLAVCQLVRPQDATVPHVGVPQAATLAEVAANFGLAGSALA comes from the coding sequence ATGATTCGTTTTGTTCTGCTGGATATTGAAGGCACCACACTGCCGATCACTTTCGTCAAGGACGTGATGTTTCCATACGCGGCACGTGCCCTGCCAGCAGTTCTGGCGGATCAGTCAGAGCCAACTGTTGCAAATGCCCGACGTGAGATCGAACGTTCTTTTCCCGGCCGTGATCCTCTTGATGTTTGCCAAGAGTGGATGGCACGCGACGAAAAAGCTGCTCCCTTGAAAGCCCTGCAAGGGGTTGCATGGCGTCAGGGGTTTGCGGATGGAACAATTCGCGCAGATCTCTATGCGGACGTATTGCCCGCGTTAAAGGCCTGGAAGGATGCTGGGCTGGGTTTGGCTGTTTATTCGTCAGGTTCGATTCCGTCCCAGAAGCTTCTATACGGTCATACCGCCCAAGGCGATGTGACCAGCTTGTTTGAGGGGTTTTTTGACCTGTCGACGGGTGGCAAAAAAGACGCGACTTCATATGTGAAAATTGCTCAGGCTTTGAATGTTGAGGCCGGAGAGATTTTGTTCCTGTCCGATATCGGTGCTGAACTGGACGCCGCGATTGAAGCGGGGTTAGCCGTTTGTCAGTTGGTACGCCCTCAAGATGCAACTGTGCCGCATGTTGGCGTGCCACAGGCTGCAACTCTTGCTGAAGTGGCTGCGAATTTCGGCCTTGCTGGGTCTGCTCTTGCATGA
- a CDS encoding 1,2-dihydroxy-3-keto-5-methylthiopentene dioxygenase: MSRLTVYRDDAPGKLLLDLSTPGEIAETLRPHNIRFERWAAPVTPAKDASTDDILDAYRPYLNALMGETGAGSADVVRINAQTPNLPELRQKFLSEHTHSEDEVRFFVHGQGAFVLHIKGRVYSVLCEQGDLISVPTGIPHWFDAGTSPDVVALRVFTDKTGWIADYTGDDIAERFPAEVVPTTAAQI; encoded by the coding sequence ATGAGTCGTTTGACGGTTTACCGGGATGATGCACCGGGAAAGCTTCTGCTTGATCTCTCCACACCCGGAGAAATTGCGGAGACGCTGCGCCCGCACAACATTCGTTTTGAGCGCTGGGCTGCGCCGGTAACGCCGGCAAAAGACGCCTCAACGGATGATATATTGGACGCTTATCGCCCGTATCTCAACGCTTTGATGGGTGAGACCGGCGCCGGGAGTGCAGATGTTGTGCGCATTAACGCGCAAACGCCGAACCTGCCAGAATTGCGTCAAAAGTTCTTATCTGAACATACTCACAGCGAGGACGAGGTCAGGTTCTTTGTGCATGGGCAGGGCGCTTTCGTGCTGCACATCAAAGGCCGCGTTTATTCCGTTCTCTGTGAACAAGGCGATTTGATTTCTGTCCCGACGGGCATTCCGCATTGGTTTGATGCGGGTACATCGCCTGATGTTGTTGCTCTGCGCGTATTTACCGATAAAACGGGCTGGATCGCAGATTACACCGGGGACGATATTGCTGAGCGTTTCCCAGCAGAAGTGGTGCCCACAACAGCTGCCCAGATTTGA
- a CDS encoding methylthioribulose 1-phosphate dehydratase — protein MALNSRLDEENTVLDPAWEQARKDIVRAGQRMDQRGWVPATAGNISRRLTDGRIAITRSGGHKGFLSVDDVIEITPDGRPVQQGQKASAETLLHTQLYAHNPSIGAVLHGHSVAATVLSRDEQSDAITLEGYEVLKVFEGQTTHETSLDLPLFANDQDIARLATHVAPHLSNMPVGYLIRGHGVYVWGPDMPTALARLEGLEFLLACHLAHLQKG, from the coding sequence ATGGCGTTGAACAGTCGTTTGGACGAAGAAAATACGGTGCTTGATCCCGCGTGGGAGCAGGCCCGTAAAGATATTGTACGCGCCGGGCAGCGTATGGACCAACGCGGCTGGGTTCCAGCCACAGCGGGAAACATATCGCGTAGGCTAACGGACGGACGTATCGCCATCACACGCTCTGGCGGCCATAAAGGCTTTCTAAGCGTTGATGATGTGATTGAGATCACACCTGATGGGCGTCCTGTTCAGCAAGGACAGAAGGCGAGCGCCGAGACTTTGCTGCATACGCAGCTTTACGCGCATAACCCCTCCATTGGTGCGGTCTTGCACGGCCATTCAGTCGCCGCGACAGTGTTGTCACGTGACGAGCAAAGCGATGCTATTACCCTTGAAGGCTATGAGGTTTTGAAGGTTTTCGAGGGGCAGACTACCCACGAAACATCGCTGGATTTGCCGCTCTTTGCGAATGACCAAGATATTGCACGTTTGGCAACGCATGTTGCGCCGCATTTGTCGAATATGCCTGTTGGGTATTTGATCCGCGGACATGGTGTATATGTCTGGGGACCAGATATGCCAACAGCATTGGCACGGTTGGAAGGTTTGGAATTCCTGCTTGCCTGCCATTTGGCCCATCTTCAAAAAGGCTAA